One Apostichopus japonicus isolate 1M-3 chromosome 14, ASM3797524v1, whole genome shotgun sequence genomic window carries:
- the LOC139979776 gene encoding coronin-7-like isoform X2: protein MSRFKVSKFRNAQEKVPHMESWITGLRVGSLPFSHGNHIKASAALMAFNVESGNGGNLAVFPVDAKGRKDMSIPQLQAHSEFVTDFDFNPFDDFQLATCSQDGLIRIWDIPEEGLSTSLSTASLSLPQQDGPVEVISYNPSASSVLAASIKSTLKIFDISSGAEKLSIDGHNDTIQSLSWKQDGRLLATSGKDKTIRIVDPRQSSISSETKGHENEKDSRVCWFGDQDYVLSTGATKSRQRQAFLFDVRNFKQKVTSLSFDPSSGIMIPLYDPDTKMLFIAGKGETTIRFYDVIDSSPFLKECSTYVGKAQQKGAALVNKRALNVMSCEVNRLLQLTQDGVIPVSYEVPRKSHRDFQPELFPDFRGDEPGLTSEEWFEGNNAEVARVSLNPSKAKPVGKKQKGSSSSENKAEKTKTEEVKVQKPDKPAKTTLPQKPSPPSKSTSSKADGVASKVSNGDVVKPAVAVESKSKPKGPILKRFTSKFRHISTVMMHRSLQFTSLKKTSISTMSECDGFHVNKKWAAVPLSGAGGNIAIIDLDKPCKLPESVPFIEHGSDASDFAWDPFDDNRLAVCCLNCKITVWKISGQTSEGFSADIEVVLMGHNDRIYLIKFHPLAKDVLLSASQDLTVKIWNISTGEDKITLEGHTDQIFSAAWSPDGKFVATLCKDGKIRLYEPRSSNSPVQEHNFVSGNKGARILFVLNGTHLIVSGQKNQSTRLVTLLKASDLSRPVHSVDLKTSPSFLIPHYDEDTNILFLSGKGDSTADLFEVLAEPPYLSDLSGFSATSIHQAFSFLPKTICAVKDVEVMRAMRLTMTTMEPVTFTVPRVKKEYFQDDIFPDTRASWEWSLEGSDWFNGENGQEQRRVYLGPEGMKPLSEVPKVNAPPPKYSSQELLEMKSDQEKKEELLSAMTNVLTLNETPLPQEEMEGVEDDEWDD from the exons ATGAGTCGGTTCAAGGTATCAAAGTTCAGGAATGCTCAGGAAAAGGTTCCTCATATGGAG TCATGGATAACAGGACTCAGAGTGGGTTCTCTGCCCTTCAGCCATGGCAACCATATCAAGGCAAGCGCCGCTCTTATGGCCTTTAACGTCGAATCTGGAA ATGGAGGCAACCTAGCCGTCTTTCCTGTCGATGCCAAAGGTCGCAAGGATATGTCCATTCCCCAGCTACAAGCTCATTCAGAATTTGTGACAGATTTTGATTTCAACCCATTTGATGATTTTCAGTTAGCTACTTGCTCACAAGATGGATTG ATTCGTATCTGGGATATTCCAGAAGAAGGATTAAGTACGAGCTTATCAACAGCCTCTCTGAGCCTGCCGCAACAAGATGGCCCAGTCGAGGTCATTTCCTACAATCCATCGGCTTCCAGTGTCCTTGCTGCATCCATCAAGAGCACCCTGAAAATATTTGACATATCATCAGGAGCAGAGAAGCTTT CTATTGATGGACATAATGACACCATTCAGAGCCTGTCATGGAAACAAGATGGCCGTCTTCTGGCAACTTcaggaaaagacaaaacaattcGCATTGTTGATCCAAGGCAGAGCAGCATTTCTAGT GAAACGAAAGGTCATGAAAATGAGAAAGATTCCAGAGTGTGTTGGTTTGGAGACCAGGACTATGTGCTATCAACAGGAGCTACCAAG TCACGACAGAGACAAGCATTTTTATTTGACGTGAGGAACTTTAAGCAGAAAGTAACTTCACTGAGTTTTGACCCCTCTTCAGG AATTATGATTCCTCTCTACGATCCTGATACAAAGATGCTCTTCATAGCTGGCAAG GGAGAGACAACCATAAGATTTTATGATGTCATTGATTCCAGTCCCTTCCTCAAGGAAT GCTCTACCTATGTGGGCAAGGCGCAACAAAAGGGTGCTGCATTGGTCAACAAGAGGGCGCTAAATGTCATGTCATGCGAGGTGAATCGCCTGTTACAACTGACCCAAGATGGGGTCATACCGGTCTCCTATGAAGTTCCAAGAAAA TCCCACAGAGATTTCCAACCGGAACTATTCCCTGATTTTAGAGGAGATGAACCAGGGTTGACCTCAGAGGAGTGGTTTGAGGGCAACAATGCAGAG GTTGCAAGGGTGAGTTTAAATCCATCAAAGGCCAAGCCTGTTGGAAAGAAACAGAAAGGTTCCTCCTCTTCTGAGAACAAAGCTGAAAAGACAAAGACAGAAGAGGTCAAAGTACAAAAG CCTGATAAACCAGCAAAGACTACTTTGCCACAAAAGCCTTCACCACCTTCCAAAAGCACAAGTTCCAAGGCTGATGGTGTAGCCTCTAAAGTCAGTAATGGTGATGTCGTCAAACCTGCGGTTGCCGTGGAGAGCAAGTCAAAACCGAAGGGGCCCATCTTGAAGCGATTCACGTCAAAGTTCCGTCACATCAGCACCGTCATGATGCATCGGTCGTTGCAGTTCACCAGCCTCAAGAAGACCAGTATCAGCACCATGAGTGAATGTGACGGTTTCCATGTCAACAAGAAATGGGCGGCAGTCCCTCTGTCTGGAGCGGGTGGTAACATTGCCATCATTGAT CTAGATAAACCATGCAAGCTGCCTGAATCTGTGCCTTTCATTGAGCATGGATCTGATGCGAGTGACTTTGCTTGGGACCCATTTGATGATAATCGTCTGGCTGTGTGCTGCCTCAATTGTAAGATAACCGTCTGGAAGATAAGTGGTCAAACTAGTGAAGGCTTTTCCGCTGATATTGAGGTGGTATTAATGG GTCACAACGACAGAATATACTTGATTAAGTTTCATCCTCTTGCCAAAGATGTTTTACTGTCAGCATCGCAAGACCTGACAGTGAAGATCTGGAACATTTCAACGGGAGAGGATAAAATTACCCTGGAGGGGCACACAGATCAG attttcagTGCAGCATGGAGTCCAGATGGTAAATTTGTCGCCACCTTATGTAAGGATGGCAAGATTAGGCTGTACGAGCCAAGATCATCTAACTCTCCTGTTCAG gaacataattttgtttctgGCAATAAAGGAGCTCGCATTCTATTTGTCTTAAATGGAACTCATCTCATAGTATCTGGACAGAAAAA TCAGAGCACTAGGTTGGTTACTCTCCTTAAAGCATCCGATCTCAGCAGACCTGTTCACTCTGTCGATCTGAAGACTTCGCCGTCTTTCCTTATTCCACATTATGATGAGGACACAAACATCTTGTTTCTCTCAGGAAAG gGGGATTCTACAGCTGATTTGTTTGAAGTTCTCGCAGAACCGCCGTACCTTTCAGATCTATCCGGTTTCTCAGCCACTTCAATTCACCAG GCATTCTCCTTCCTTCCAAAAACTATTTGTGCAGTTAAGGATGTGGAGGTTATGCGTGCTATGCGGCTGACTATGACAACAATGGAACCTGTGACCTTCACAGTGCCAAGGGTCAAG AAAGAATACTTCCAAGACGATATCTTCCCAGACACCAGAGCATCATGGGAATGGTCATTGGAAGGCTCTGATTGGTTTAATGGAGAGAATGGTCAAGAACAAAGAAGAGTCTACCTTGGACCAGAAGGAATGAAACCTT TGAGTGAAGTTCCTAAGGTGAACGCACCTCCTCCGAAGTATTCTAGTCAAGAATTACTCGAGATGAAGTCTGACCAGGAGAAGAAAGAAGAG CTATTGAGTGCCATGACAAACGTTCTTACCTTAAATGAgactcccctcccccaggaaGAGATGGAAGGGGTTGAGGATGATGAATGG
- the LOC139979776 gene encoding coronin-7-like isoform X1, producing MSRFKVSKFRNAQEKVPHMESWITGLRVGSLPFSHGNHIKASAALMAFNVESGNGGNLAVFPVDAKGRKDMSIPQLQAHSEFVTDFDFNPFDDFQLATCSQDGLIRIWDIPEEGLSTSLSTASLSLPQQDGPVEVISYNPSASSVLAASIKSTLKIFDISSGAEKLSIDGHNDTIQSLSWKQDGRLLATSGKDKTIRIVDPRQSSISSETKGHENEKDSRVCWFGDQDYVLSTGATKSRQRQAFLFDVRNFKQKVTSLSFDPSSGIMIPLYDPDTKMLFIAGKGETTIRFYDVIDSSPFLKECSTYVGKAQQKGAALVNKRALNVMSCEVNRLLQLTQDGVIPVSYEVPRKSHRDFQPELFPDFRGDEPGLTSEEWFEGNNAEVARVSLNPSKAKPVGKKQKGSSSSENKAEKTKTEEVKVQKPDKPAKTTLPQKPSPPSKSTSSKADGVASKVSNGDVVKPAVAVESKSKPKGPILKRFTSKFRHISTVMMHRSLQFTSLKKTSISTMSECDGFHVNKKWAAVPLSGAGGNIAIIDLDKPCKLPESVPFIEHGSDASDFAWDPFDDNRLAVCCLNCKITVWKISGQTSEGFSADIEVVLMGHNDRIYLIKFHPLAKDVLLSASQDLTVKIWNISTGEDKITLEGHTDQIFSAAWSPDGKFVATLCKDGKIRLYEPRSSNSPVQEHNFVSGNKGARILFVLNGTHLIVSGQKNQSTRLVTLLKASDLSRPVHSVDLKTSPSFLIPHYDEDTNILFLSGKGDSTADLFEVLAEPPYLSDLSGFSATSIHQAFSFLPKTICAVKDVEVMRAMRLTMTTMEPVTFTVPRVKKEYFQDDIFPDTRASWEWSLEGSDWFNGENGQEQRRVYLGPEGMKPLSEVPKVNAPPPKYSSQELLEMKSDQEKKEELLSAMTNVLTLNETPLPQEEMEGVEDDEWVSF from the exons ATGAGTCGGTTCAAGGTATCAAAGTTCAGGAATGCTCAGGAAAAGGTTCCTCATATGGAG TCATGGATAACAGGACTCAGAGTGGGTTCTCTGCCCTTCAGCCATGGCAACCATATCAAGGCAAGCGCCGCTCTTATGGCCTTTAACGTCGAATCTGGAA ATGGAGGCAACCTAGCCGTCTTTCCTGTCGATGCCAAAGGTCGCAAGGATATGTCCATTCCCCAGCTACAAGCTCATTCAGAATTTGTGACAGATTTTGATTTCAACCCATTTGATGATTTTCAGTTAGCTACTTGCTCACAAGATGGATTG ATTCGTATCTGGGATATTCCAGAAGAAGGATTAAGTACGAGCTTATCAACAGCCTCTCTGAGCCTGCCGCAACAAGATGGCCCAGTCGAGGTCATTTCCTACAATCCATCGGCTTCCAGTGTCCTTGCTGCATCCATCAAGAGCACCCTGAAAATATTTGACATATCATCAGGAGCAGAGAAGCTTT CTATTGATGGACATAATGACACCATTCAGAGCCTGTCATGGAAACAAGATGGCCGTCTTCTGGCAACTTcaggaaaagacaaaacaattcGCATTGTTGATCCAAGGCAGAGCAGCATTTCTAGT GAAACGAAAGGTCATGAAAATGAGAAAGATTCCAGAGTGTGTTGGTTTGGAGACCAGGACTATGTGCTATCAACAGGAGCTACCAAG TCACGACAGAGACAAGCATTTTTATTTGACGTGAGGAACTTTAAGCAGAAAGTAACTTCACTGAGTTTTGACCCCTCTTCAGG AATTATGATTCCTCTCTACGATCCTGATACAAAGATGCTCTTCATAGCTGGCAAG GGAGAGACAACCATAAGATTTTATGATGTCATTGATTCCAGTCCCTTCCTCAAGGAAT GCTCTACCTATGTGGGCAAGGCGCAACAAAAGGGTGCTGCATTGGTCAACAAGAGGGCGCTAAATGTCATGTCATGCGAGGTGAATCGCCTGTTACAACTGACCCAAGATGGGGTCATACCGGTCTCCTATGAAGTTCCAAGAAAA TCCCACAGAGATTTCCAACCGGAACTATTCCCTGATTTTAGAGGAGATGAACCAGGGTTGACCTCAGAGGAGTGGTTTGAGGGCAACAATGCAGAG GTTGCAAGGGTGAGTTTAAATCCATCAAAGGCCAAGCCTGTTGGAAAGAAACAGAAAGGTTCCTCCTCTTCTGAGAACAAAGCTGAAAAGACAAAGACAGAAGAGGTCAAAGTACAAAAG CCTGATAAACCAGCAAAGACTACTTTGCCACAAAAGCCTTCACCACCTTCCAAAAGCACAAGTTCCAAGGCTGATGGTGTAGCCTCTAAAGTCAGTAATGGTGATGTCGTCAAACCTGCGGTTGCCGTGGAGAGCAAGTCAAAACCGAAGGGGCCCATCTTGAAGCGATTCACGTCAAAGTTCCGTCACATCAGCACCGTCATGATGCATCGGTCGTTGCAGTTCACCAGCCTCAAGAAGACCAGTATCAGCACCATGAGTGAATGTGACGGTTTCCATGTCAACAAGAAATGGGCGGCAGTCCCTCTGTCTGGAGCGGGTGGTAACATTGCCATCATTGAT CTAGATAAACCATGCAAGCTGCCTGAATCTGTGCCTTTCATTGAGCATGGATCTGATGCGAGTGACTTTGCTTGGGACCCATTTGATGATAATCGTCTGGCTGTGTGCTGCCTCAATTGTAAGATAACCGTCTGGAAGATAAGTGGTCAAACTAGTGAAGGCTTTTCCGCTGATATTGAGGTGGTATTAATGG GTCACAACGACAGAATATACTTGATTAAGTTTCATCCTCTTGCCAAAGATGTTTTACTGTCAGCATCGCAAGACCTGACAGTGAAGATCTGGAACATTTCAACGGGAGAGGATAAAATTACCCTGGAGGGGCACACAGATCAG attttcagTGCAGCATGGAGTCCAGATGGTAAATTTGTCGCCACCTTATGTAAGGATGGCAAGATTAGGCTGTACGAGCCAAGATCATCTAACTCTCCTGTTCAG gaacataattttgtttctgGCAATAAAGGAGCTCGCATTCTATTTGTCTTAAATGGAACTCATCTCATAGTATCTGGACAGAAAAA TCAGAGCACTAGGTTGGTTACTCTCCTTAAAGCATCCGATCTCAGCAGACCTGTTCACTCTGTCGATCTGAAGACTTCGCCGTCTTTCCTTATTCCACATTATGATGAGGACACAAACATCTTGTTTCTCTCAGGAAAG gGGGATTCTACAGCTGATTTGTTTGAAGTTCTCGCAGAACCGCCGTACCTTTCAGATCTATCCGGTTTCTCAGCCACTTCAATTCACCAG GCATTCTCCTTCCTTCCAAAAACTATTTGTGCAGTTAAGGATGTGGAGGTTATGCGTGCTATGCGGCTGACTATGACAACAATGGAACCTGTGACCTTCACAGTGCCAAGGGTCAAG AAAGAATACTTCCAAGACGATATCTTCCCAGACACCAGAGCATCATGGGAATGGTCATTGGAAGGCTCTGATTGGTTTAATGGAGAGAATGGTCAAGAACAAAGAAGAGTCTACCTTGGACCAGAAGGAATGAAACCTT TGAGTGAAGTTCCTAAGGTGAACGCACCTCCTCCGAAGTATTCTAGTCAAGAATTACTCGAGATGAAGTCTGACCAGGAGAAGAAAGAAGAG CTATTGAGTGCCATGACAAACGTTCTTACCTTAAATGAgactcccctcccccaggaaGAGATGGAAGGGGTTGAGGATGATGAATGGGTGagtttttaa
- the LOC139979781 gene encoding vesicle-associated membrane protein 7-like, with protein sequence MPILYSTVARSTTVLACQASCRGNFSEVVEQVLMKITPENAKLTYSNESYLFHYITDDRIVYLCITDDEFERSRAFAFLSEVKRRFTSTYGSRVHTALPFAMNSEFSRVLEIQMKHFGESKATGSTIDAIQNDLDDLNRIMVKNIEQITNRGEKLELLIDKTEDLAESSVTFQKSSRTLARSMFMKNLKLIILMIVIVAVILFFIIAFACGGLTFKECGR encoded by the exons ATGCCAATCCTCTATTCGACTGTGGCGAGGAGTACGACGGTACTAGCCTGTCAAGCAAGCTGCAGGGGAAATTTTAGTGAAGTTGTTGAACAAGTTCTGATGAAAATAACTCCTGAGAATGCTAAATTGACATACTCAAATGAAAGCTATCTCTTTCATTACATCACAGATGATCGGATTGTCTATCTTTGCATAACAGATGAT GAATTTGAAAGATCAAGAGCATTTGCATTTCTCTCAGAGGTGAAGAGAAG GTTTACCTCCACCTATGGATCTAGAGTACACACCGCATTGCCTTTTGCCATGAACAGCGAATTTTCTCGTGTCTTAGAAATACAGATG AAACATTTTGGTGAAAGCAAAGCCACAGGATCTACCATAGATGCCATACAGAATGATCTCGATGATCTAAACAGAATCATGGTGAAAAATATTG AACAAATCACCAATCGTGGAGAGAAACTCGAACTATTGATAGATAAAACTGAGGATTTAGCAGAGAGT TCTGTCACATTCCAAAAGAGCAGTAGGACTTTGGCGAGGTCAATGTTTATGAAGAACCTAAAACTAATCATACTTATGATTGTTATTGTTGCT GTGATTCTGTTTTTCATCATCGCTTTTGCCTGTGGTGGATTAACCTTCAAGGAATGCGGACGTTAG